The following proteins are encoded in a genomic region of Cercospora beticola chromosome 8, complete sequence:
- a CDS encoding uncharacterized protein (antiSMASH:Cluster_4) encodes MDPAAADASRRHDGRGEHDEAGEDEEEQQHITRPRELPADLPRSLDDRKSYSYEPPQETEYYDAWQGQSQFLTAPTIAKPFNLSLNDPDDAFDRDFGDDDARIAAMMASQAPRQSDALESQEDDILQDEKLTREKKAQALQDFLFMAASNDDVSRVHRLVRGPASQYVEIDGVDAEGTPPLVYASCFGHRDVVQTLLDAGATVDNQDKNQWTALMWAITNSHKDIAKLLLDHGASTDVKSSSGRTPLDFVPPGGEMSDFLQGSGYSIGTVGVTEDFYNAGFSQDRFEEELAESEQRRRMMMESAINLEVDLGNLGLDETPESPEDFEDGEEFDWTRCLNDQMFVFVENDIERILDVVITKMTPQRSATQKPVPANVVFLGARYAHYHSSAELLTEWLATAQDKIYDIVDRNQWDMTMLAFWLSNATLLLYYLKKDTGLTEATTQFQAQMAELVHEIYILIIRDAERRMDKVLDAAMLDHETIPGFEDITFQNEWKFLKKKSTVKPEPMEKRFRPPSPKRKAQVSPRNITSLLSSTLFVLDLYDVHSVIAAQILSQLYYWLGAEIFNRIMSNKRYLARTKAMQIRMNISMLEDWARTNNRQPEHYTNGETTATGEATVETARRHLGPVVQLLQWLQCFSSMGEDRDGMETTLQQLPNLSVKQLLHAVKHYRAEVGEKTLTRPALRHIQEVKSRPKPIHPALAPGANNDKDLPPTPATPTSKQNGTPASPIAPGTPVYDNEDDVPESNLMNPALLLPFHLPTSTDMLVSYGAGFGGVNKERERRYIPSVPPEFLSKLDPGGGRNLYEGVDLGNDSS; translated from the exons ATggacccagcagcagcagatgccagTCGCCGCCATGACGGTCGCGGAGAACATGATGAGGcgggcgaggacgaggaagagcaacAACACATCACGCGCCCGAGAGAGCTGCCTGCCGACCTGCCGCGCTCCCTAGACGATCGAAAGAGCTACAGCTATGAACCACCGCAAGAGACTGAATACTACGATGCATGGCAGG GCCAATCGCAGTTTTTGACTGCGCCCACAATCGCAAAACCCTTCAATCTGTCCCTCAACGATCCCGATGATGCCTTTGATCGAGACTTCGGCGATGACGATGCTCGCATTGCAGCCATGATGGCCTCGCAGGCCCCACGCCAGAGCGATGCATTGGAGAGTCAGGAGGATGACATCCTCCAGGACGAGAAACTCACAcgagagaagaaggcgcaggCGCTGCAGGACTTTCTCTTCATGGCTGCCAGCAACGATGATGTGTCGAGGGTGCATAGGCTTGTACGGGGTCCTGCATCGCAATACGTGGAGATAGATGGCGTCGATGCCGAAGGGACACCACCACTCGTGTACGCAAGTTGCTTTGGACATAGGGATGTCGTACAGACTCTATTGGATGCAGGTGCAACTGTTGACAATCAAGACAAGAACCAATGGACGGCACTCATGTGGGCCATCACAAACTCCCACAAGGATATTGCCAAACTTCTCCTCGATCACGGCGCATCGACTGATGTGAAATCGTCTAGTGGAAGGACGCCTCTCGACTTCGTGCCTCCTGGCGGAGAAATGTCAGACTTCCTCCAGGGTAGTGGCTATAGCATTGGCACAGTCGGAGTGACGGAAGACTTCTACAATGCCGGCTTCTCGCAAGATCGGtttgaagaagagctcgcAGAGAGCGAGCAAAGGCGACGCATGATGATGGAAAGTGCAATTAATCTGGAAGTCGATCTTGGAAACTTAGGTCTGGACGAGACTCCCGAATCGCCCGAAGACTTTGAAGACGGCGAGGAGTTCGATTGGACGCGATGTCTTAACGACCAGATGTTTGTGTTTGTCGAAAATGACATTGAGCGTATCCTTGATGTGGTAATCACGAAGATGACACCACAAAGATCTGCAACACAGAAACCGGTGCCTGCGAATGTTGTCTTCTTGGGTGCGCGATACGCCCACTACCACTCCAGCGCTGAGCTGCTGACAGAATGGCTCGCTACTGCTCAGGACAAAATATATGATATCGTGGATCGCAATCAGTGGGATATGACCATGCTTGCTTTCTGGCTGTCGAATGCTACACTGCTCCTATACTACCTCAAGAAGGACACCGGACTGACGGAAGCCACCACGCAATTCCAAGCACAGATGGCGGAGTTGGTCCACGAGATCTATATTCTCATTATACGCGATGCTGAAAGGAGAATGGACAAGGTACTTGACGCTGCCATGCTCGATCACGAAACGATACCGGGTTTCGAAGATATCACCTTCCAGAACGAATGGAAAttcctcaagaagaagagtactGTTAAGCCTGAACCGATGGAAAAGAGGTTCCGACCACCATCGCCCAAGCGTAAAGCCCAGGTTTCGCCCCGGAACATCACTTCGCTCTTGTCATCTACACTCTTTGTCCTCGATTTGTACGACGTGCACTCTGTCATCGCGGCACAGATACTGTCGCAACTTTACTACTGGCTGGGTGCAGAGATTTTCAACCGAATAATGTCGAACAAGCGCTATCTCGCCCGCACCAAAGCAATGCAAATCCGCATGAACATCTCGATGCTCGAAGATTGGGCACGCACCAACAACAGACAGCCTGAGCACTATACGAATGGTGAAACAACGGCCACCGGTGAAGCGACAGTAGAGACCGCACGACGTCATTTGGGACCTGTCGTGCAGTTGTTGCAATGGCTACAGTGCTTCTCGTCGATGGGCGAGGATCGCGACGGCATGGAGACGACGCTACAGCAGCTACCGAATCTGTCTGTAAAGCAGCTACTGCACGCTGTCAAGCATTATCGCGCAGAGGTTGGAGAGAAAACTCTAACACGACCGGCGTTGCGACATATTCAGGAGGTCAAAAGCAGGCCCAAGCCCATCCACCCTGCCCTTGCTCCCGGCGCAAACAACGACAAAGATCTTCCCCCAACACCCGCTACACCGACTTCGAAGCAAAATGGTACCCCTGCTTCTCCCATCGCGCCAGGCACTCCTGTCTACGACAACGAGGATGATGTACCTGAAAGCAACCTGATGAATCCAGCACTGTTGCTTCCCTTCCATCTACCGACGTCAACGGACATGCTAGTATCGTATGGAGCAGGCTTTGGTGGGGTTAACAAggagagagagaggagatacaTACCTTCAGTGCCGCCGGAATTCCTGTCGAAACTTGATCCAGGTGGGGGGCGGAATCTGTATGAGGGAGTAGACCTGGGAAACGATAGCTCGTAG
- a CDS encoding uncharacterized protein (antiSMASH:Cluster_4), giving the protein MLSSQVILAQVLLTIASATPLALLAERQSQQVNIQFSVSEAQFRSFENANTLRSYVRSRGFNYDLNYGQLSQGVASVDRYFSQRAAQTTSGTDDNGFPTSGGEPQTNTDSTTLQGGPSYTNNTMSAAANLVEVISFSDGNAATAGGAIQRRKTSSSTASSGRSNSTATVSDSPVSIDVSSTVAGASDQRSVRGNPQDALTAGNCAAGATGASATSSITTTLTIPVNVTTPAQSVNNVARSFCEAGVSARRAGTPFGSGTSIGSTQAALTNGGVAAVVSCNGRQSRGTPNVVFNVQVQGSYTSAQGFRGTFVGSRTASVSASC; this is encoded by the exons ATGCTGTCTTCCCAGGTGATACTTGCTCAAGTGCTTCTAACCATAGCCTCCGCCACACCACTCGCACTGCTCGCCGAACGCCAATCGCAGCAGGTGAACATTCAATTCTCCGTCTCAGAAGCACAATTTCGATCTTTCGAAAATGCAAATACCTTACGTTCCTACGTCCGGTCAAGAGGATTCAACTACGACTTGAACTACGGCCAGCTCTCTCAAGGAGTAGCAAGTGTTGACCGATATTTCTCTCAACGGGCAGCGCAGACGACAAGCGGAACCGACGACAATGGCTTTCCTACCTCTGGTGGCGAACCTCAAACGAACACCGATTCCACAACTTTGCAAGGCGGCCCAAGCTACACGAATAATACTATGAGTGCTGCAGCGAACTTGGTCGAGGTCATTAGTTTCAGTGACGGAAACGCCGCCAC AGCTGGTGGCGCCATCCAGAGAAGAAAGACCAGCTCATCGACAGCTTCATCCGGTCGATCCAACAGCACAGCCACAGTATCCGACTCACCAGTCTCAATTGACGTATCCTCAACCGTAGCGGGCGCCTCCGACCAACGCAGCGTGAGAGGAAACCCTCAGGACGCACTCACCGCAGGAAACTGCGCTGCAGGAGCAACAGGTGCATCAGCAACATCCAGCATCACCACAACCCTCACCATCCCAGTCAATGTCACTACGCCCGCTCAAAGCGTCAACAACGTCGCTCGCAGTTTCTGCGAAGCAGGTGTAAGTGCGCGCCGAGCTGGAACACCATTCGGATCCGGCACGAGTATTGGTTCCACTCAAGCAGCGTTAACAAACGGAGGTGTCGCGGCCGTGGTGAGCTGTAACGGTCGTCAGAGCAGAGGAACACCAAACGTAGTTTTCAACGTGCAGGTTCAAGGAAGCTATACATCTGCTCAAGGATTCAGAGGGACGTTCGTGGGAAGTAGAACTGCGAGCGTTAGCGCCAGCTGTTAG
- the MCM2 gene encoding MCM DNA helicase complex subunit (antiSMASH:Cluster_4), translated as MSSANRGRPAAGGRKRGRDAEDDMPSSAAAPPSSPPASSPPIFPGGDDIEEDDNLDPEDLIQDIDDADEMAEDDAGIDLFADNFDRDYDRRDDEGYRGADIDDEEEYEAMDAASRRALEARLNRRDRELAREKKLPGAFLPDEEEDVMDLTRQPRRRRHRFDEDPDDMDMQEDIMAEELSLEALSDVKAASLTDWVSLPAVHKTVAREFKSFLTEYTDSAGTSVYGVRIRTLGEVNAESLEVDWDHLSQSKPTLAYFLVNVPASILPIFDAVALEVALYHYPDYERIHSELHVRITNLPVSYTLRQLRQSHLNCLLRVSGVVTRRTGVFPQLKYVKFDCTKCGITLGPFPQDSNAEVKLSFCQNCQSRGPFTLNSEKTVYRNYQKLTLQESPGTVPAGRLPRHREVILLWDLIDSAKPGEEVEITGIYRNNYDAQLNNKNGFPVFATILEANHVVKTHDQLAGFRLTEEDERKIRQLSKDPKIVDKIVQSIAPSIYGHEDIKTAVALSLFGGVAKVAQGKHAIRGDINLLLLGDPGTAKSQVLKYVEGTAHRAVFATGQGASAVGLTASVRRDPLTAEWTLEGGALVLADKGTCLIDEFDKMNDQDRTSIHEAMEQQTISISKAGIVTTLQARCAVVAAANPIGGRYNGTVPFSQNVELTEPILSRFDILCVVRDTVDPEEDERLAQFVVNSHGRAHPVEGASSLGSQTQTDAPQSMDVDGEESTSGPKTVIPQELLRKYILYAREHCRPKLYQIDQDKIARLFADMRRESLATGAYPITVRHLESILRISESFAKMRLSEYCNSHDIDRAIAVAIDSFVGSQKVSCKKALARAFAKYTLNRPGANRAAAGGNRRGARSQDVAASA; from the exons ATGTCTTCCGCGAACAGAGGGCGTCCCGCCGCGGGCGGACGCAAACGTGGCAGAGATGCAGAAGACGACATGCCTtcgtctgcagctgcaccGCCATCAAGTC CTCCTGCCTCGTCTCCACCGATCTTTCCCGGCGGCGATGATATCGAAGAGGACGACAATCTCGATCCGGAGGACTTGATTCAAGACATTGACGATGCAGACGAGATGGCAGAGGACGATGCAGGCATTGACCTCTTCGCCGACAACTTTGATCGCGACTACGACCGCCGAGACGACGAGGGCTATCGTGGAGCAGAcattgacgatgaagaagaatacGAAGCAATGGATGCGGCATCGCGGAGAGCACTCGAAGCTCGACTCAACCGTCGCGATAGAGAACTGGCACGAGAGAAAAAGCTGCCAGGAGCCTTTTTGcccgatgaagaggaagacgtaATGGATTTGACGCGACAgccgcgaagaagacgacacaGATTTGATGAGGATCCAGATGATATGGACATGCAAGAAGACATTATGGCAGAGGAATTGTCCTTGGAAGCACTTTCAGATGTCAAAGCTGCAAGCTTGACGGACTGGGTTTCTCTGCCGGCTGTCCACAAAACAGTCGCTCGCGAGTTCAAGTCCTTCTTGACCGAGTACACGGATTCTGCGGGCACATCTGTCTATGGTGTTCGCATCAGAACGCTTGGAGAAGTGAACGCAGAGTCTTTGGAAGTCGACTGGGATCATCTCTCGCAGTCAAAGCCGACATTGGCTTATTTCTTGGTCAACGTGCCAGCCTCAATTCTGCCGATCTTCGATGCTGTTGCCCTGGAGGTCGCTCTTTACCACTACCCGGACTACGAACGTATCCATTCCGAGCTGCATGTCCGCATTACCAATCTTCCAGTTTCTTACACCCTTCGACAGCTACGACAAAGTCACTTGAATTGCCTGCTGCGAGTCAGTGGAGTGGTTACCCGGCGAACTGGCGTATTTCCACAGCTGAAGTACGTCAAGTTCGACTGCACCAAGTGTGGTATCACGCTGGGCCCGTTCCCGCAGGACAGCAACGCAGAAGTGAAACTATCCTTCTGCCAGAACTGCCAATCCCGGGGACCTTTCACGCTCAACAGCGAGAAAACCGTGTATCGTAACTACCAGAAGCTCACCCTGCAGGAATCACCGGGAACAGTTCCAGCAGGTCGTCTCCCGCGACACAGAGAAGTCATCCTGCTTTGGGATCTCATCGACTCAGCCAAGCCaggcgaggaggtcgagaTTACTGGTATCTACCGCAACAATTACGATGCGCAGCTTAACAACAAGAACGGCTTCCCTGTCTTTGCGACGATACTGGAAGCAAATCACGTCGTGAAGACTCATGACCAACTGGCCGGATTCCGCTTgactgaagaagacgaacgcAAAATTCGGCAACTCAGCAAGGACCCGAAGATCGTTGACAAGATTGTGCAGTCGATCGCGCCCTCGATCTATGGTCACGAGGATATCAAGACTGCTGTAGCACTTTCGCTCTTCGGCGGTGTGGCAAAGGTGGCACAGGGCAAGCATGCGATTCGTGGTGACATCAATCTACTGCTCCTTGGAGATCCGGGAACTGCCAAGTCACAAGTCCTGAAGTACGTCGAGGGCACCGCCCATCGAGCAGTTTTCGCAACAGGACAGGGTGCTTCGGCTGTAGGTTTGACAGCCAGTGTGCGAAGGGATCCTCTTACCGCCGAATGGACGCTTGAAGGTGGAGCACTGGTGCTCGCCGATAAGGGCACATGTCTGATCGACGAATTTGACAAGATGAACGACCAGGACCGAACGAGTATACATGAAGCCATGGAACAACAGaccatctccatctcgaaGGCCGGAATTGTGACAACACTGCAAGCTCGATGCGCAGTTGTGGCAGCGGCTAATCCAATCGGCGGACGCTACAACGGCACTGTGCCTTTCAGTCAGAACGTCGAGCTGACAGAACCCATCTTGTCTCGTTTCGATATCCTTTGCGTCGTGCGAGACACCGTTGATcccgaggaggatgagcgcCTGGCTCAGTTCGTGGTCAACAGCCACGGAAGAGCACATCCTGTAGAGGGAGCGTCCTCTCTAGGTTCACAGACACAAACCGATGCGCCACAAAGCATGGACGTCGATGGGGAGGAGAGCACAAGCGGGCCCAAGACTGTCATACCTCAGGAACTGCTTCGCAAGTACATATTGTACGCGCGTGAGCATTGCCGACCGAAACTTTACCAGATCGATCAAGACAAGATCGCTCGACTTTTTGCTGACATGCGACGAGAGTCGCTAGCGACTGGCGCATACCCCATCACT GTCCGCCACCTCGAATCCATCCTTCGAATCAGCGAGTCCTTCGCGAAGATGCGCCTGAGCGAGTATTGCAATTCTCACGATATCGATCGTGCCATTGCGGTCGCCATTGACAGCTTCGTTGGCAGCCAGAAGGTTTCGTGCAAGAAGGCTCTTGCGCGAGCATTCGCCAAGTACACGCTGAACCGACCTGGTGCTAacagagctgctgctgggggAAACCGACGAGGAGCGCGAAGTCAAGATGTCGCTGCGAGTGCGTAA